In the genome of Populus alba chromosome 11, ASM523922v2, whole genome shotgun sequence, one region contains:
- the LOC118031464 gene encoding G-type lectin S-receptor-like serine/threonine-protein kinase RKS1 — MKLGLDRKLGIDRFLISWRSADDPGIGDFSLMINPNVSPQMFIYKGTKPINRSPPWPWRSQMGLYKSTFVNDPDEIYYFYTVPDDSFLLRLVDHPGHVKALTWRESDGQWKEYWKSPQFQCNYYRHCGAFSTCELANLNEFGCACLPGFEPKYPLEWSRRDGSGGCVRKRLHTSSVCQHGEGFVKVENVVLPESSAAVWVDMSQSLADCEVQCKRNCSCSAYAIIAIPGKNYGCLTWYKELEHINYAGSEIHDLYVTTS; from the coding sequence ATGAAACTGGGGCTGGATCGAAAATTAGGAATTGATCGGTTCCTAATATCATGGAGATCAGCTGATGACCCTGGGATTGGAGACTTTTCTCTTATGATCAACCCAAATGTCTCACCgcaaatgtttatatataaggGTACGAAGCCAATTAATAGATCTCCTCCTTGGCCATGGAGAAGTCAGATGGGCTTATACAAAAGCACTTTTGTAAATGATCCAGACGAAATATACTATTTCTACACAGTTCCTGATGATTCTTTTCTGCTAAGATTAGTGGATCATCCGGGACATGTAAAGGCTTTAACATGGCGAGAAAGTGATGGTCAGTGGAAGGAATACTGGAAGTCCCCTCAGTTTCAGTGCAACTATTATAGACATTGTGGTGCTTTTAGTACGTGTGAACTTGCCAATCTAAATGAATTTGGATGTGCCTGTTTACCTGGGTTCGAGCCCAAGTACCCATTGGAATGGTCTCGGAGAGATGGCTCCGGTGGTTGTGTCAGGAAGCGGCTACATACGTCTTCGGTGTGCCAGCATGGAGAAGGGTTTGTGAAGGTGGAAAATGTAGTTCTTCCGGAAAGTTCAGCTGCAGTTTGGGTGGACATGAGCCAGAGTCTTGCAGACTGCGAAGTGCAATGCAAGAGGAATTGCTCATGCTCTGCATACGCAATCATTGCAATTCCtggaaaaaattatggttgtttGACATGGTACAAGGAATTAGAACACATTAATTATGCTGGGAGTGAAATTCATGATCTGTATGTAACTACTTCATAG